The following DNA comes from Castanea sativa cultivar Marrone di Chiusa Pesio chromosome 10, ASM4071231v1.
GCCACATCTCTTAGTTGCTTAATCCACACGTCAAGTCCAGGACTCCTGCCTTCCATTTCATCTGCAGCTATTAGTAAGGCGTTGATGTGCTCCAGTTTGTCTTTGATCCACACAGCTTCTTCCTTCACCCCCCTCAACTGTTGCACCTCTTCTTGAATTAAGGTGGTCAACTTGTCCATTACAAAATTTACCACAATTTCAGCCATTGTGTGTGTTACTCCAAAGAAACAaggattacttttttgtttttctttggttgAAAACAAGGCTGAATGGAAATGATCTTTCTGTGAGTTTTGAGTACCTGTTCTTACTCCAAAAATCAAGACTggctttttctttctcaaacaAGGCTGATTGGATATGAAATTtctatctgattttttttcctttggttgaaaataaggcTAATTGGAGATGAGGTTTCTTTCTGAATGTTGAGCTGCAGTTCTTATATAATATAACTATTCAATCATAAAATTGCGTCTTTGGTTCTACTTCTATACTATGTGCCAAGAGGCCAACTGGATCAGATTGTAACAGGAGAAACGGTTAGGTTGCCCAAATAGATTTTTTCtcctatatttttttccctatagATAAATTGGTCAATGTTTATTTAACTTGAGCTCCAGGCTACTTGAAAAAACTCAAAGAATATTATGTTATCTTGGTGTACATAGGTTTTAATGAAGCTAGTTGTAGACTCGCGCGTTGcgtatgataattttttagataaaatactattttaatcCCTAGACAttataaagagttttttttttataaatatttttatcatatttttcataatcttgtctataacattttttaatattatcatatatttattggttgatgatttgtataaaatagacattaaatgagaggtagaactattcaataatttttttaagtcatggTGTATGAagattatgattatatatatatatatatatatatatatatatatatatatatatatatatatatatatataaaatttccctagttagagtttgattagttttaagtttaaattttgtattattattgtggggagtaaagggaTCTGAGCAAGTATTTGAGCCTTAGGCTTTATTGACGGGTGCCAAGCCGTTTTTGACTAAAGGCCTCTAAGATTGTAAGTCGGCCCACAGGACGAaggtccgaggattcgtccgaggactaATCTCCCCTCGGAAAGACccgcgatgaccctgggattcgccaagaATATTATAGGCAGTGAGaaagaaatatctcagaaaaaggctgctacctctatattaaagactctgcacctacctccctggccgcattaatggggaagtgacccctgaacagtagaattgacCTTCTTGCCATTGTttaaagacttcaggaaggtggtGGAAAGTGGAAGGGAGGATTGAAGagtaagatttgtgtgacacgtggataaagagggaagaaaaagaagtatttaagaggggaagagagtaaagaaaagggGAGCTAGCTAGAGAAGCAGGAAGAACTGTAATCTTTGAAAGAGCAAGAGAGATAATACATAAATCGTCCTcggtttacgtccgaggaagttCCTTTGTCATACTTGTTTATTGTTTAcaaatactgtaacattctagTCTGTTTATCAAGCTTCCAacaccactaaactagatttcgaatccacactctacaaatttcattgtttaaggctcattgggcctgagcccacgtttgtTTTTTGGTCCAGGCACAAtcgtgcacttacaattatatttaattgttgattttattgcactataaagtttttaatgtcCTCTATATAGCAATCTCTATTTATATCTTACTCCTCCTTaccacctttttatttttcaaataacagTTATTAATTGACGtttgatttcatttcttttttttcttccttcatttattttttattactttgtatgttCCCTTGctagttgtaaattttatggttaTCAATAAGAAATAGATATCATGGATGGCTTAAATTGTTATAGATATAGTAACGTTAGTAGTAtgtcaaaggtttttttttttttttcccttctgatttttcaagaaaatatgaaagacaTTTCTCTAGTTTGGTCTCAATCAATTAAGATATCCATAATATATTAACAGAAAATTTTTTTAACGTATGAAGTGGTTAGGTTAGTGGTATGTCaaaggttttataaaaaaaaattttaaaaaattccatGGAAATGTAAAAggcctttttaaaaaaaaagaaattgtgactttttgaattgtagaaatatgattttttttttttttattaccttgTTTATAGATTTCATTATTAAGTTATAGACATCTAAATGAAAGTAGATGAATATACAAATGCAAAAGTATATGTAAAGTTACAACCACACAAGATAAATatgtatagatatatatatatatatatatatatatatatatatatatatatatatatatatatatattttattattattcatgaatCATTATTTCGTTGTTTACTTATgaatatctaaattaaaattttttttggaaaaaaaattctaaattaaaatagatgaatgtgtaaaatttttttagtagattgtaatataaaacaatttttttctcaacatTTTATATAACTTTTCCCATAAGATCAATATTGTTGGCATCCTTTAAAGaagatacataatatttttgagaACAAGAAGCAGAGACAATGCtaacacataatataaaattattaattttgtgtGATTTGAATATGtggctaaaaaaatattattgtatctatgataaaagtttttatctaaatgatatatagtagttcatatttttttagacttaattaaaaaagttaatTCTCAATCGCCTTTTTAAGTCTACAAATTGCTCAATCTATGGGCCTAGTCACATTCAAAGGGTGctatctaaattataaattatatgcaCACAAATATATTGATTCCCCCAACGTATGGTAAAGGAAGGCAGGCTTGTGTCTAgtcattttcttgatttgtgtCACATAATTTAACATTATGGAGGATGTGACTggatttaaatgttgaataaaataagatgagaggaaaaaaaaataaaaataaactatatagcaataaatatcaaattatccaagtcattctatgtaatataatttcattatattattatatactatatgcaTAATTCTGTAGGATAATATTTAATCAAAGAgaatataaaagataacaacttaaaacacaaaaataaattgcatcaacccaaagtagaattctaattaacataaaaattcatcCACCTAAAGAATTGatgcaatgaaaaaaaaaatcaaacaaaaaatggaaaacaaattaagagagagagagagagagagagagagagagagagagagagagaagtaactTTTTTTGTGTaagaaaactatgcatagaatgaaaaggaaaatgtcaaatttatggTAAGATGTTGAGaataagaagagtcaaaataaaaaaaagacaaaaagatagagaaagaatgatattaaggcagaaagtagtggggagatgaagaggtaaaagggagggagagttttgaaaaattaataataaaaataatggttaaaagatattttaatttttaaataatggagtttttaagtcatgataaaatgtttaaaatatatatatatataacaaaaattggaaaaaaaaaatgataacgtAGCTGCTGATGTGACTCAATATGAGCGTAGCAATATTAAATactacgcttcaacttttaataatatatagatatagattaccTGACAACTTACTATAGATTGCTATGCACCTTCTTTCCAACTACTTGCAAACAAGTCAACTTTGTCAAATCTCTTCTagtattgattttgatttataaaGTCTTGAGACCATCATAGTAGCCAAAATAAAGGCAGAAAGTACAAGGGCTAAGCGCACAAATTTATCATTTGgcaataaattttatcattatgTGAGGAAAGTCTCCATTAATGATCATCCAATCATATCATTATCAACCTGCTTGCCAAGAACTGTAGCCCTAGGATAAATCATGACTTTATCAACTCTTCTCAATCACTAACAAATTCATTACACGCATTTTGAAACTTCACAGTGCCTTCATATTCAAGAATGATTTGGAGTTCTCATGTTGCACACGCAAAGACAAACTGTAATGGAATATCCCATGGCACTAACTAGAAAAACTTCAACATGTTATTGTATGTATCACTCTGACTTTGTGTACATGGAATTAGTAAACAAGACCATTAGTCGTGTACTTGGCGTATCCTCCCACATCTAATGATTTGGAGTCCTCATGTTGCACACGCAAAGACAAACTGTAATGGAATATCCCATGGCACCAACTAGAAAAACTTCAACATGTTATTGTATATATCACTCTGACTTTGTGTAAATGGAATTAGTAAACAAGACCATTAGTCGTGTACTTGCGTATCCTCTCACATCTAATGGTTCAAAATTTCTAATGGTAGTGAAGGACGAAttaatcaaaggaaaaaatatatcatgTGAAGGTGTTAGGAAAGttctttaacaaaataataataataataataatgggaaaaaaaaaagcatttctATATTTAATGCTCAATAGGGTGGGTTTAAATTTGCTCAAATGAAAAGTTTCTTGTGccgaataagaaatttgagttCAAACCTCTTATTCAATTAATAggataagagaaaagaaaaagtattcaATGATCTAACTGAAGACTTTTTCAATCATAACTTAGAACTATCTTTTCTATACTCAAgactaaaaaatgttaatttcagttagctcaactggcaaTGTTTCTTGTGTTGAATAAGTAATTTGGGTTCAAACCCACCTACACTCAAAGTCAATTGGTGTCATGGcctgataataaaaaatcattatgaaATGAAtatcatgagagagagagagagagagatagcgAAGCTAAGGGGTGAGAGAGAGGGGGCGACTAACCCCCCTGACTATGTGAAAAAGTTCAATGGGTATCTCTAGGTTAGAGATTTTTGCCCTTCCCAAgattagaaacaaaaaagtaCCTTCTATAGTCTTATTCTAACTTTACACcatacaaataaaaacaaaatagaagtaAAACAAAAAGGGTCATGCTTGTAGGTGCCCTTAAAGcaatggttaacaattcattttagaaaagttttgataccacttttatgagaaatgaaaaaagttgtcaaaaaaattttttcttttctttccccataaaaatttctttaaatgagTTACTAGCCATAGCGCTAAGGCATCCGTTAGcatttctcaaacaaaaaacaatagcCTCTCGCATCCAATAAAATGccataaaattttcattctttttaaacttttagcTAGACTGAAACTCCAAAGTGTGTTTGGCTTCAACTTCAGTTTTTAGCTTTAATGTACAGCTTTTTATAACCTCattattttctcacttttttcactttttcttacttttttttttaagtacaagtACACTTTAACACACTTTTAGCAAAACTATTTCAACAATATTCAAATAAGTTGTTTCCAAACGAACACTAAGTCCATTCATGCcgcttcttcttttcttctctctttttttttttttttctttttttttccccttatccAAATTTATTTAGCTTTTCTAAAGTATTCAcaccactctttttttttccccacttattcaaaccctttttttttactcactaaAACTTAGTCCATGtgactcaaaaacaaaaacaaaacctaaacaaaataatattaataataaaaaaaggagtACATACTTGTGCAACCAAAACCATACAGTctctcccataaaaaaaaaaagtttcaaaatttgaattctttCTATAAgcccaaaattttaatatttattaaaatagagaaagaaaggttGAAAAGCAATTAAGACGGTAATTTCGTATATTCTTTTACTCTTAACACCTTTGGACTGGATTCTTTTCTCAAGTTATTTTAAGTaatcaaattatatttataaacttTATGTCTTTAGATTAATCTCTTACTCTGATTGTTAGTAATTATAAAttagttgtttttgtttctttgttttaatataagaaatatgtatttgtagtttttttaataagtacaTATTTGTAGTTAAGTGAGATTATAAAGAATTCCAAACGTAATAATAAATCTGGATCGAATTCTAAACACGCAGcggtttcaaaatataaaaaaacactgAGGTCTATTGATTAAACAAAACTAGgtatgaaaaattaattatagtTTGTTTGCATTAGATTTTGCATGACAAATATAGTTGTTtgtaaataaaatatcaattaatattatttagttatatatatatatatatatatatatatatatctcacagATTATAGATGTACATTTTGCTTCCAATAATTGAGAATTTTCAAGAATATGCTAAAAACATACATTGTTAACAACTTATAATCATTGACCAGACTGATACTTTAATTAGATTAACTGATCAGTTTAGTTTTGGCCATAATAATAATGCAAACAGTCTATTGTAACAGCTAAAAGATGACTAAAATTCCAGTATGCGTGTATGATGTAGAATTTGGTCAATTACTCCTTTATAATAACTAGTAAGTTGCCAGTGCAATACACAtataatgttgtaatattttatacaaaatgATTTAGGAGAatgttatacatatatattatagcataattgttatagaacttTATTAGTACTGAGTTCATCATAAGaagcaacaattataaatttctCACATATCTATTATAGTTATTCAATTTAAGTAACAAGAATtggaggaacaaaaacaaatttaagtaataagaaattcaaaaacaaaattggagGAATAgagtacaataaaatttgataaagaatttgtctttctctttttccttaattctaaaacGAAATACATATCTCAAAAATTCACAATCAATTACAGCttttacaaaacccacaaattcaCAACGTCCAAccttaaaacaaaatcataattgTCATTGTCATTCAATATAAAATACAATCCCCATTTCTTGGTTGTAGCCAATTCATATGGGTTAGGATTAGATGGACTTATTATGACGCCGGACCCACAGATACACCTAGCGTATAAGACATCACAACCACCACACTAGTGAATTTAAGAGTACACAAcacacaaataaacaaacatatagTAATATTCTAAATTATAAAACATTGGAGATGGATTACTAGCCAACGCTTAAACTGTAAGTTTAAACCCAGCATCTACCACCAAATTATGGCCAGTGACAAATTGGGAATCCTCAGAAGCAAGAAACACCACAGAGTCCGCCACATTTTTCAAGTACGAACATGACTCTTGCATCTTACCTACCTCCTCATCATTTTCCAACCTCATCGTGTCCTTCACTAATGGCGTCCCAGCTAACCCTGGTGAAACACAATTCACATGTATCCCATATGAACCCACCTGCAGGCTCGCTGACCTCACCAACCCTAAAACTGCATGCTTCGACATAGTATAGTCAACAATGCCATAGGAACCAACACTTGCCGACACGCTCGCTGTGCAAATTATGCTCCTTCATGTGCCCTTCCACCATTGCCTTCACCGTGTGCTTCACACACACCACCATCCCGCGGGCGTTCACCGCCATGAGCTTGTCATAAGCGAACAAGTCTATGTCGAACACGCTTTGCTCGCGCGTGTAGGTCGCTCGACCAATGCCCGCATTGCTGAACATGATGTCGAGGTACTTATTGACTGTCGAGTCTACCAACGTTCTCACCAACGTTCTCACCTGTTGAGGAAAAATTATGACTTGCatttaataaattgaatagtGAAGTAGAAGAATAGCGGGAAGACATTTAAATAGATAGAAATCGCCGGCAAGCATCCAATTTGCTCTTGgcaatgaatgaaaaatttgttAGCTGATTTATGGTTTCTGcatgattattatgatatacTAGATTATACAAGagttaattataaatttgtatattCATATGAAAGAGAATATGTTTAAAACATGAAAGACCaaccacaaaaccaaaattatcacATCCAAGTTCATATGAAAATATGGAAGTTTAtgaagaagttcatgaagatcTCATTATAGTAAAGGATCATGAAATTGAGATTGTGGAGGAGATTAAAGACGATCCTATtatagagaaagatcttgaagTCGAGATGGTAGAGACCATCAAGTTGATTTCTCCACTCAAGTTTCTTTTATATTGGCGGGAGACACCAAACCAAAGTCTATTGATTTTATTGGGATTAAAAGATTTGATTCAATCATCAACTCTTATTCAATGAATTTTGTCAATTGcatgaagattgaagaaaaagaatttcaaattaCTCAATTGATGACTTTCAAGTTTGGCAAGAAGACAAAGAATATGAAGTGTTCAAAGTATTTATTTTCTTGGCATAGAAGATTTCATATCTCAATTATTAACTTGGAGACGAGTTGTTTTCAAGTTGAAGGCCTTGATGTAGGACAAAATctacaattaaatttttataatttcattaattttggtatttttatgtaattatcgttattttaggtttaggttattatttccttgttttttagGTGTTTTAATACtctttaggtcaaatttggttcttattatggttaggtattaattaAGATTTGTTTTAGAAtctattttcttgtctgtcatgTTTTATGAAGCATTTAAATAGGTCTcctctgtaaaaaaaaattgaaataattgagattgagtttaataaaattacgagtttttttcttaattttgtgaTGGATCTAGACTCTTTATCCTTGTATTCAAGGACCCTCATGGATTCGAGACTATTCTTCAAAAGCAAACGTGTTTTGTCTTTTGCTGCTTTCCGCCCGCATCAGAATTTGAAGAGAAGTTTTGTCCTTTGTATTTATATCTACgatttttaaagtttataagCAAAATGCTTTTCGCTAGATTATTTGGCAGAACATGCTAGTCTGTTGtaatttgaaaaacaaatagTGAGATCGATTGATCTGTCATATAACTACTTTAAAACTTGAAGAATTtcatagaaaatttcaaatttagatattttattttttattattattattatttaaaactagTATGTAACTCATGCTACCACACGAGAatggatataatttaataaaataatggaaataaatatattacattttattatttaagtgatactattggtttttttattattattattaatcatgagtttagtcatgtttaaaagacttagtttattcatatttaataaaacttagcattatgtaattttttaacaaatatttttatcatacaaaattctaatgaaagaatgctacatagatgtaagcgcacaattgtaTCTGGACCCAAAAGCaggtgatgggctcaggcccactgagccttatataattaaatttgtagagtatggatttgaaacctaggtttgggatgttggaagttcaattaacaggctagagtgccacaatcggtgcaaatgataaacaagtaTAACAAAaagacctcctcggacataagccgagaacgatttgtataaattttcTCCTTCTATGCCAAAgcttacaattcttagttcttttttagctAAAGGGTCGGTCCCCTTCTCTTCcctctctcgtttccttatatacttcttctccttcattgatttatccacgtgtcatatTAATCTTCCcccctagatacttgtcccattgaccaccttcttgaagtcttcaaacaatagcaggaaggttgaattctactgttcagaggtcattttctcattaatgcggctagggaggtagatgcagggcctttaatgtggtggtagcagctttttcctcaaatatttctcacacatccttgatctaaagggtgcttgggtCACCCTTTTACCCATAAGTTTTTCCAAAATcctgcctctaacccatttagcaaatCCCAGGGTCATTACCGAGCTTGTCCGAGGAAACACTCCTCTTCGGACAACTTCTTGGACCTCCACAGTgcggactgacttgtgggcctagagacgCTGACCAAAACAAACTAGTACCAGCCAAttaggcccaaaacccaaatgttcATTCAAGAGCTTTTACCCCCCCACAATAGACATATATATTCAAGGTTGATTCATACACGGTACATATAGCTATGATTAAGTTGCTTTATCACAAaccatttttagcaaaatattttaatcaattaaatgtgAATCTCATAACGTTCAATAAAATAACGtgaatctcataaaaaaattaatcaattaaaaatcactaaaattatgagCATAAAACGTAAAGACAAATAAATAGGATAAGAactaattccttaaaagaaaacttacagTAAGTTGAGAAAACTACACAAATAATCTTTGATGTTTGAAGAATAATGGGATTACAACTTCCTTTCGAAATTGGGTAGAGACTCGTTCTGATAACatgttatgaaaaagaaaagaaacatgcaacatcaatgataggaaaacaaaacaattttataattaaacaatacaaattattgacaaaaaggaaagaaagtataggcggatgaaagaaaaaaaaaacatgcaacatcaatcatagaaaaaccacaaaattatataattaaaaaataaaaaatttacacaaaacaGAACGACAGTATAggcaaatgaaagaaagtagCAATCAAACCTTAGGAATGGTTGGAATTCATTTTGCAGAGCATAAACTAGgaccatgaaaattgtaaagacAAGTACAATCGGAATATTTAGAGAACCTCTTCTTAGATAAGATACAGAAATACTCAAATACATGCATCATTGATACCGAGagattcttttgaaattccatAGCATTGATTGAAGAAGATGGGAGTTGTATATTAAGGTGCCTGAATCGGTGTGGAATATAGAGGTGAACTTGAAAATACGTAAGTGTGGAAAAGGGAGGTGAACCTAAAAATACAcgggtgtggaaaaaaaaaaaaaagcacatcaAAATTACAACAAATGGAGGAAAATTATActccaatttcatatttacattgacacgtggcacaatatagattagaattctaatttagaattgcaatTGGAATTTCTCTCcgcttcacctattatatatatatatatatatatatatatatagattatgaTTGCAACTTCAATAATTGTTGTTGCAAACAAGAAGTTGAACCAGCAACATTTATTGATAGAATTCTCAGAACTAGTCACCAGGACACGGGTTCATGATACATTACAATTCTTCAAGAAGGAAAACAAGTAGCAGAAGCTCATTCATGATAATTAGGCAAAATCTACGTAGTCATATGTAATACAAcataataaaatgttaaaagcACAGCAAGCAGAAATTATTATTTCCAATAAGGTGGAAGTTCATGGCTCCTTGTGACTGCTGAGGTTGAACCCTCTCCCTCTATTGATGTATATAGTGAGAATACATCCCAACCACCATCTCTCCAATAGGTAGAGTTAATTTCAGGTACATGTTCAACCTTCCAATAATCCCCACCATCTATGTCTGGACGAATTGTCATGATTATCTCATTAGGCATATCGTAAAACTCCAGCGATTTCAGCTTGCTTAGGCGTTCAATACCTGATGGCAGGCTGTGCAACAATTCACAGCGCTGGAGGATTAGTTTTTCAAGGAAAGGCATTGCTCCATTCTCAACTATTACCATCTTCAGTCCATCCAATTTATCAAGGCATAAAACCTTAAGCCTCTGAAATCCACCAGCCTTAAAATGCAATATCTCTCCCTCATAAACCTGCAGAAATTCAAGATGTACCAAATTGGGCAAATCTTGAAGATATTCAAGTGGATCATCCCTTAACTGACTCCACTTTAAAGATATCTTGGCCAGACTATGAAGAGAAGATATCCAGTGTGGTAACTTCTCCAAACGTCCTGACAAGTATAGCCGCTGAAGAAATTGTGGAGGGCAATGTAGGCTTTCAAGATTAAGGACCTCGTTCTCTTCTATAGAAGTTATAGACAAAGCACGGAGCCTttttagcatttcaatggaaGTGCACAGAGCACTCCCGTGTTCTCTTCTGAACTTTACAATGCCTAGCCTCCGCAGTTGATCCAGCTTTCCAAGTTCCCCCAATATAACAGGATCAGCCTCTATAAAGCAGAGCTTTTGCAAGGAATGGAGACATCCTATTTGTGCCATGGCCTTGAAGCCATATTTGGAATTTATTTGTGCATAAGATTGTATTTCATACCGATACACCAGTAGGTGCCGAAGTTTCTGAAGCTTCAAGATCTCAACAGGCAATTCAGTGATGCATGTGTGTTTAAGATCCAATGTCTCTAGGTACCGAAGATTCCCAATTCCGGGTggaattacttttatttttgtgctCCTCAAGCTTAGATATTTCAAAAGGAACAACTTGATGATCTCTTTTGGAAATACCTCTATAGGTGCACCTTGCAAATCTAAGACATTAAGAAGCTTAAACTCAAGGGGAAATGAAAGGGGTTTTAAAGACTCAGACAGTGAATCTACCCTCCAAAACATGTGCAAAGAACGAAGATGAGAGATGCTCTGGCTTTGTAGTACATCTGGCATGGTTTTATGTACTGACAAACGACGAACTTTTTCAGGCCACTCTGTGTTTTGTCCCCGAGCTATTGTTACAAAGTTTTGTTCTCTTACCTTATTAATGATCATTTCACGTAGCAGGTCATGGACGCGGCATGTTTTGATCCTCCCTTCACTAGTTGTTCCAGCCACTTGGATCAGGCTTCTGTTCAAGAGCTCGTTGAGGTAGCCTTCTGCAACTTCTTCCAAAGTCATGCCTTTTTTTGTTCTCACAAATCCTTCTGCTATCCATAATCGTATTAGCCTCATTTGGTCAATGACATGATTTTTAGGAAAGATGCTTAAGTACAGAAAACAAGGCTTGAG
Coding sequences within:
- the LOC142614042 gene encoding disease resistance protein RPM1-like; its protein translation is MAEIVVNFVMDKLTTLIQEEVQQLRGVKEEAVWIRDKLEYINALLTAADEIEDRSPGVDDVWIKQLRDVAYDIEDALDEFRLLTHHPDHESRDFLTRKLSTIKKLFARHHFAAEIERINSRIQSISDGHERFRSETIDAKIPLQTRDDHRQNALLIEEADLVGIENPKKQLVSWLIQDDTGREVVSVVGMGGSGKTTLAKKVYDDAQVKLQFKYRAWITVSQSLKMEELLKHMLRQLYRVKRKPVPQELDSMTNDQLRTTIKSFLQYKRYLIALDDLWHMDEWDAVKYALPSSNSSRVMLTTRHSDIASASVQEFHGNIYSLNPLPLEESRTLFCKKTFGENSCPPYLNNLTESILKKCEGLPLAIVAISGVLATKDRVDEWDMIKRSLGDELKENARLNSMDKILSLSYNDLPYHLKPCFLYLSIFPKNHVIDQMRLIRLWIAEGFVRTKKGMTLEEVAEGYLNELLNRSLIQVAGTTSEGRIKTCRVHDLLREMIINKVREQNFVTIARGQNTEWPEKVRRLSVHKTMPDVLQSQSISHLRSLHMFWRVDSLSESLKPLSFPLEFKLLNVLDLQGAPIEVFPKEIIKLFLLKYLSLRSTKIKVIPPGIGNLRYLETLDLKHTCITELPVEILKLQKLRHLLVYRYEIQSYAQINSKYGFKAMAQIGCLHSLQKLCFIEADPVILGELGKLDQLRRLGIVKFRREHGSALCTSIEMLKRLRALSITSIEENEVLNLESLHCPPQFLQRLYLSGRLEKLPHWISSLHSLAKISLKWSQLRDDPLEYLQDLPNLVHLEFLQVYEGEILHFKAGGFQRLKVLCLDKLDGLKMVIVENGAMPFLEKLILQRCELLHSLPSGIERLSKLKSLEFYDMPNEIIMTIRPDIDGGDYWKVEHVPEINSTYWRDGGWDVFSLYTSIEGEGSTSAVTRSHELPPYWK